In Gopherus flavomarginatus isolate rGopFla2 chromosome 1, rGopFla2.mat.asm, whole genome shotgun sequence, a single genomic region encodes these proteins:
- the LOC127056724 gene encoding claudin-34-like, whose product MTSLVSTSHLQLAAFAFGTTGWILCTISMGLVEWRVWHVDNTTIISSGIAWVGIWKVCFISYLHVSSDLKEQICHKMNDYETSIPNAIFVAQGLLLIAMVVGALGMASTIFALRSIYMGILYKTQIIRFFLVAGFLYLAAGLCVLIPVSWNFYSVVHNQTISFPPSFYMPSSPVTQEVGAAIPVGIISAILLLMSATFSFSYRFPVTPNAKV is encoded by the coding sequence ATGACCTCCCTAGTAAGCACTTCTCACCTCCAACTAGCTGCTTTTGCTTTTGGTACAACAGGCTGGATCTTATGCacgatttcaatgggacttgtggaATGGAGAGTATGGCATGTGGACAACACCACCATCATTTCCTCTGGCATTGCATGGGTGGGAATATGGAAAGTTTGCTTCATCAGTTACCTCCACGTTTCCTCTGACCTTAAAGAACAGATCTGTCATAAAATGAATGACTATGAGACCTCTATCCCTAATGCAATTTTTGTTGCTCAGGGCCTCCTGCTGATTGCCATGGTCGTTGGTGCACTGGGAATGGCTTCCACTATATTTGCTCTGAGAAGTATTTATATGGGAATACTTTACAAAACTCAGATCATCCGTTTTTTTCTAGTGGCTGGATTCTTGTACCTAGCTGCAGGTCTTTGTGTCTTAATTCCAGTGAGCTGGAATTTCTATTCTGTAGTGCACAACCAAACGATCTCCTTTCCCCCTTCTTTCTACATGCCTTCCAGCCCAGTAACTCAGGAAGTTGGTGCTGCTATTCCTGTTGGGATTATATCTGCCATCCTGCTGCTGATGAGTGCGACTTTCTCTTTTTCTTACAGATTTCCTGTCACCCCAAATGCTAAGGTGTAA